The genome window CGGACATGAACGTGCGTTCGTCGGCGGAGTCGCGCAGTTCCTGCCAAATATTCAGGCTGGTCTCGACCAGGTTCGAGAACATCTCCTGGGCCATGACGAACGGGTTGGCCGCCGACGCCTGCTGGCGGTGCTCGCGCACTTGCTCAGCCACTTTGGCGATGGGGGCAATGATCGGGTTACGGTCAGAGATCAGCTCGTAAGGCAGGCGCAGCGGATGCATGCGCTGTGCCCATTCCGCTGATTGCTCCGTGACCATGGCGCGCAGCCACGGTTGTACGAAGCTGCGGTACATGCCCAGATTGATATCCGAAATGCGGGCCACGGCGGCAAAGCGGCGGTCATCCTCTTCCTTGCGGTCCACGATGGCTCGCACGTCGTCCAGCGTGCGCTGCTCGAACGACAGCACGTAGTTGCCCGCTGCCAGGTCGGCATTGAGCGTGTCCGGGGTCTTGTCGGCAATCTCTGCCTGGTAGATGCCCGGGGGCAGCACGTCGATCATGTCGATGTTCGACGTGAATTCCTGGTGTTCTTTGCGGGCCACGCTGCCCGACACAAAGATGCCCAGGTGGCCGATGCTTTCGTGCACGGCATAGACAATGGTCTGGCCGTGCGCCAGCACTTCGGCTTCGTTCTGGTACAGATCGGGAATCCAGCCCAGGGCCTGCGGGGGCGGCGTGATGTTGTCGCCCTTGGAGCAAAACACCACGATGGGCGACTGGATATTGCGCAGGTCGATGCGTATGCCGTCGGACGTCACCAAGCCAGCCGTGGACAGCCGGTTGCCGATGAACAGGTTATCGACGATGTATTGAATTTCCGGACCATTCAGGAAGACGTGGCCGCCCCACCATTTCTCAAAGCTCAGATAGCGTTCGGCCTCGGTGTCCACCTTGGAATACAGGTTGTACTGCTTGGACCACAGCGTGTTGGCGGGATTCAGGTTTTCGAAGTTCTGCACCAGCCAGGCGCCATCGAACTTGCCGTTGCCCAGGTCGCTCGTCATTGCCGTGAGCCAGCTGCCACCCAGCAAACCGCCGGAATACCGCATGGGATTCATGCCGCGCCAGCCTGCCCAGTAAGACAGGGGAGCGCCGGCCACGATGATGGGGCCGAACAGTTCCGGGCGAATCGCCGCGGTCATCATGATCTGCCAGCCTGCCTGGCAATTGGCCACCACCACCGGCTTGCCTTCGGCGTCCGGGTGCAGCGCAATGATCTCTTCCAGGAAGCGGGCTTCGGCCATCATCACGTCTTCGACGGTCTGGGCCGGCATGGGCCGGGGCAGGAAGGTAGCGAAGTAGCAGGGGTGGCCCGCACGGATTGCCACGCCGATTTCGCTTTCCGGCTTGAACCCGCCAATGCCAGGGCCGTGGCCCGCGCGGGGATCGACGACCAGGAAGGGGCGCTTGATCGGGTCCGTTTCCACGCCCGCCGGCGGCTTGATGCGCAACAGGCCATAGTTGACCGGGCGCGGCAGTTCGCGGCCGTCCATCACCAGTTCGGAGTCCATGCTCAGCACGTTGGGCGCGCGCTTGGCCATGTGTTCGTGGTACTGGTTGCCGCGTTGACGCATCACGTCGGCGAACAACACGCCACGTTGCCAGGCATCCACAGCGAATTCGTAGGCGGCCGTCCAGGGGTTGAAGGACGGGGTGGGGACGCGATCGTTGCCGGATCCGGCCATAGCGATCTCCTGTAAGAAGCTCCCGGCGGCAAAAGGCCGCCGAGCCGATTCCCGAGTGGAACCGGCCGAGTTGACCTCCCCATTACACCGCATTGAATGCTGCGCCGCAACATAATGAGGGTTGATGCAGGTCAAATCCCGTTGTTTATCTGTCCCTTCTTTAATCTGCCGGGATGCCGGTGCCGGCAGCCTGGCGTCAGGCTGCGTGATCCCGCAACGGCATCTTGGCCCCGGAGGAGTCAGTTCCGAGCAGCAGCGTTGTGCGCCAGCCATTTCTGGACGGCAGGCCGTTGCCACTGCGCGTCGGCATAGGCGCGCAAGGGGTCTGGCAGATCGTCAAAAGCCAAACGCTTAAGCATCACGGCCAGGTCCGTGTCGGCAATACACCAGTCGTCGAACAAGTTGGTCTGATCCACACCGATCAGGTAGCTGGCTACCTGAATGAGCTTGGCGGACGCAGCATGGGCTGCGTCGGACAGCGGTTGGCCGGCGGCACCATAAAACACGGTTTCAGTGGGGCGCTCTTGGCGCAGTGCACCCAGGTCGCTGCGCAGCCAGGCTTGCAATTGGCGGGCGCGGGCGCGTTCGCGGGTGCCTTGGGGATACAGCAAGGCATGTCCGGGCGCCGGAAACACTTCATCCAGATATTCTGTGATGACGCTGGATTCGGTCAGGTTGAAGCCATCGTGCGTCAGGGCCGGCACGCGCGCGGTCAGTGCCCGGCACTGGTACGGCTGCATACGCTGCTCGCCCGCTTCCAGATCGATCGGGCGAACCTCGAACGGTAGTTGCTTTTCAGTGAGCGCCACGTAAACCGACATGGCGTACGGGCTCAGGAACTGGGAATCGACATATAGCGTAATCGGGGCGCCCAAATCATTCTCCGGTCAGGCGGGGTCGTAAAAAACCGTGCGTAAGCGGCGGGCGGCACAGGGCCGCGCGAATTGCAAAGCGTAACGCAACTGGTGTCGCGTGTCGCGCCGCCAAGGCATCAGTCGACAATGAAGAGCTTGGCGCCGGTGGCGGTGGACGAGCGATGCGGTTCGGCCTGATCCGCTACCTGATAGCTCATGCCCGGGGTCAGCACGAACTGCCGGCCGTCTTCCAGCTCGGTGTGCAGTTCGCCTTCCAGACAGAACAAAATGTGGCCCTTGCTGCACCAGTGGTCTGCCAGATAACCCGCCGTGTATTCCACCATGCGCACGCGCAGGTCGC of Achromobacter seleniivolatilans contains these proteins:
- a CDS encoding DUF3141 domain-containing protein; protein product: MAGSGNDRVPTPSFNPWTAAYEFAVDAWQRGVLFADVMRQRGNQYHEHMAKRAPNVLSMDSELVMDGRELPRPVNYGLLRIKPPAGVETDPIKRPFLVVDPRAGHGPGIGGFKPESEIGVAIRAGHPCYFATFLPRPMPAQTVEDVMMAEARFLEEIIALHPDAEGKPVVVANCQAGWQIMMTAAIRPELFGPIIVAGAPLSYWAGWRGMNPMRYSGGLLGGSWLTAMTSDLGNGKFDGAWLVQNFENLNPANTLWSKQYNLYSKVDTEAERYLSFEKWWGGHVFLNGPEIQYIVDNLFIGNRLSTAGLVTSDGIRIDLRNIQSPIVVFCSKGDNITPPPQALGWIPDLYQNEAEVLAHGQTIVYAVHESIGHLGIFVSGSVARKEHQEFTSNIDMIDVLPPGIYQAEIADKTPDTLNADLAAGNYVLSFEQRTLDDVRAIVDRKEEDDRRFAAVARISDINLGMYRSFVQPWLRAMVTEQSAEWAQRMHPLRLPYELISDRNPIIAPIAKVAEQVREHRQQASAANPFVMAQEMFSNLVETSLNIWQELRDSADERTFMSVYGSPVVQDLAGLGAQSGPPRRHPGVSPEHRRFMEERAAELRSLMHEGGLRVAAIRMLLYVSGAEGGLDERSFALIRKMRAESDNAMTLQEFKDVTREQALILTLDSDAAIQTMPHLLETSSAAAIRGTLAAMKRVLEAAEPLNPAARESLDEMERIFEAAARRAQKHQDPAPAAALPAPDAAPARLRVPAVKHEASARVVKDLVDAAAEVATKTAHAHPAAAKQATEAATKAPAKTTARKATATKAVATKTVATKATATKAVAAKTATKSASKSASKTAAKPVAPAVAKKPAARQSAKAKTA
- a CDS encoding DHCW motif cupin fold protein, which encodes MKISNIPFGTTDWTEVERTEHAGDTGMAYWRTRQFGDLRVRMVEYTAGYLADHWCSKGHILFCLEGELHTELEDGRQFVLTPGMSYQVADQAEPHRSSTATGAKLFIVD
- the yfcF gene encoding glutathione transferase — its product is MGAPITLYVDSQFLSPYAMSVYVALTEKQLPFEVRPIDLEAGEQRMQPYQCRALTARVPALTHDGFNLTESSVITEYLDEVFPAPGHALLYPQGTRERARARQLQAWLRSDLGALRQERPTETVFYGAAGQPLSDAAHAASAKLIQVASYLIGVDQTNLFDDWCIADTDLAVMLKRLAFDDLPDPLRAYADAQWQRPAVQKWLAHNAAARN